From Herbaspirillum sp. WKF16:
CTGGCCGTAGAAAGAGTAGATGTCGGTCTGGAAGGTCGGGTAGCGGCCCAGCTCGGCCGCGCGGTTGAACACCAGGCCGCCTGAAGACAGCGCCTGCGCGGTGTTGAACATGACCTGGGTGCCGGTGAACTTCTCGTGGTCGTAGTCCACGCCGTAGGTCAGCTTGACCGCATCGAACTGCTTGGCCAGCACGGCCTTGGCGCCGTAGGTGTCGGTGTTCTGGCGCGAGGTGCTGTAGTAGGGCACGGTGGTGCGCACGCCGCCGACGGTATAGGTGTCGGTGCCGGGGAAGGGATAGAAGTCCAGCTTCTCCGAGCGGGCGAAGCCTTGCAGGTAGAAGTCCTGGCCGCCCAGCACGTCGCGCGCGTGGTAGTCGGCGGAGAGCATCTCGCGCTGGGTGCGCGGCTTGACGTCCGAGCTGAAGCCGCCGCGCACGTCGAGCTGCGACGGATCCACGGGCGCCGCGCCCAGGCGCATGGCGCCGATCAGGTTGGGGCCCATGTACAGCGTCTTGCCCGGCTGGTAGCCGGAGTCGTACAGCTGGCCCAGCAGCTTGAGGCTCTGGCCGCCGCCGAAGTCGATGTCGAGGTTGCCCAGCAGGTCGAGCGATTCGTTGAACTGCAGGTCGGTCTGGGTGATGTCGGGGATGACCGCGCGGCCGCGGCCGTCGTAGGCGCCGCCGTTCTTGCCGTAGACCACGCCCAGGCGCCCGTAGACGCGGTCATTGCCGCCGGAGACCGATTGCGCCAGGCGCCAGTCGAGGTCGTCGCCGGCATGCAGGCCGGAACGGAAACCTGCCTCGCTGGTGAAGCGCAGCTCGCCCGACTGGGCGCGCTTGGTGACGATGTTGATGATGCCGCCGGTGGCGTTGCCGCCGTACAGGGCGCTGGCGCCGGAGAGCACTTCGATGCGCTCGATGTTGAACGGATCGATGGAGTCGAACTGGCGCGACAGCGCGCGCGAGCCGTTGAGCGAAATGCCGTCGATCATCACCAGCGCGCTGCGTCCGCGCAGGTTCTGGCCGTAGTTGGTGCGGCCCTGCGGGCCGACGTCCAGGCCCGGCACCAGGTTGCCCAGCAACTCCTTGAGCGGCACGCCGGCCCGCGCCTGGGTGGCGATCTGTTCCTGGTCGATGATCCAGGTGGTGGCCGGCAGTTCGGTGACCTGGGTCGGCGTGCGCGCGCCTACCACGACGATGTCCGAGAGCACCGGCGCGGCGCTTTCCGGCGCGGCGGCGCGCGGCTTGCCGGCCGCGGCGGCGCGCTGCACCAGGTAATCGCCGTTGGCCTGCGCCTGCGCCGTCAGGCCGCTGCCGCGCAGGATGGCGTCGAAGCCGGACTGCACGCCGTGACGGCCGTTGAGGCCGGGCGAGGACAACCCCTCGGCCAGCCGGGGATCGAAGGCCAGCGTCACCCCGGCCTGGGCGGCGAAGCGGTTGAGCACGCCGGCCAGCGGGCCGGCCGGAATGCTGAAGTCTTGCTGCGCGGCAGCGGCAGCCTGGGCCTGGGCGGGCTGCGCCGCGGCGAGCGCGGCGGCGCCGCCGCCGGCGCACAGCGCCAGGCGCAGCGCCAGTTGCAGGGGACGAAGGCGGAGAGTGTGGGTCATGGTTGTCTCGGGTTGTCGTGCCGCGCGATATTGCGGCGTTCACAGACCATGACGAAGCAGAAATCCAAAGGGACAGCGCCGCGCGGAAATTTTTTGACGATGCTAGTTGCCGGCGGCCGCGCTCACCACCGACAGCAGCGGCGAGTAGCGCGCCACGCGGATCGGCAGCACCGATTGCAGCGTCTGCAGCACGCGATCCGGGTCGTCCAGCGCGAACACGCCGGATACGCGCAGCCGCGCCAGTTGC
This genomic window contains:
- a CDS encoding TonB-dependent receptor, whose protein sequence is MTHTLRLRPLQLALRLALCAGGGAAALAAAQPAQAQAAAAAQQDFSIPAGPLAGVLNRFAAQAGVTLAFDPRLAEGLSSPGLNGRHGVQSGFDAILRGSGLTAQAQANGDYLVQRAAAAGKPRAAAPESAAPVLSDIVVVGARTPTQVTELPATTWIIDQEQIATQARAGVPLKELLGNLVPGLDVGPQGRTNYGQNLRGRSALVMIDGISLNGSRALSRQFDSIDPFNIERIEVLSGASALYGGNATGGIINIVTKRAQSGELRFTSEAGFRSGLHAGDDLDWRLAQSVSGGNDRVYGRLGVVYGKNGGAYDGRGRAVIPDITQTDLQFNESLDLLGNLDIDFGGGQSLKLLGQLYDSGYQPGKTLYMGPNLIGAMRLGAAPVDPSQLDVRGGFSSDVKPRTQREMLSADYHARDVLGGQDFYLQGFARSEKLDFYPFPGTDTYTVGGVRTTVPYYSTSRQNTDTYGAKAVLAKQFDAVKLTYGVDYDHEKFTGTQVMFNTAQALSSGGLVFNRAAELGRYPTFQTDIYSFYGQADWKLTDRLSLSGGVRRQHANIEVGDFVQVAQQRLVAAGVGRSAQAIPGGKNSYDVTLFNGGLLYKLTPQQQVWTNYSEGFELADPAKYYGQGSYSLVGGTGGTWNLLSGTSVANSPMSGIKTRQVEAGWRHRGGGLSTQLAAFYSWSDKAIQINRTTLNIDVIDQKVRNIGLEGQLNYAFSERWDAGLNWLAIITQQQSNGDWAKRDVTTSSPSKMTAYGGWKDGNLALRLQGTQVFAVSDAGGNRLSGYALFDLLGAYQLPRGTLSFGIQNLLDRDYTTTWGQRAKILYGSLVAQQALDYKGRGRTFGVSYSVDY